Proteins encoded within one genomic window of Polypterus senegalus isolate Bchr_013 chromosome 6, ASM1683550v1, whole genome shotgun sequence:
- the LOC120531705 gene encoding zinc finger E-box-binding homeobox 2-like isoform X4: protein MKQQIMADGPRCKRRKQANPRRKNVLNYENVVETGSETDDDDKLHIAEEDGLLNSLDREGSPVSMPNHDTSPCLSQALLHKEDEEDELRDVRVDRTWQNNGMLQASVDGTDDMKDDYDTMGPEATLQTTGNNGTVKNVDCTSEFEEYFAKGKLDEGESHVVSIAEYLQRGDTAIIYPEAPEELSRLGTPEANGQDENDLPPGTPDAFAQLLTCPYCDRGYKRLTSLKEHIKYRHEKNEENFACPLCNYTFAYRTQLERHMATHKPGRDQHQLLNQGAGNRKFKCTECGKAFKYKHHLKEHLRIHSGEKPYECPNCKKRFSHSGSYSSHISSKKCIGLISANGRMRSSIKTGSSPTSASSSPTNAAITQLRHKLENGKPLGLPEQPSLLKIKTEPLDFNDYKLMMASHGFGGPGPFMNGGIGAGSPLGVHASSQSPMQHLGLGMDAQLLGFPGIGSNLSEVQKVLQIVDNTVCRQKMDCKPDEISKLKGYMKELASQNEEQGQGVTSPGAPPVGLPVVSHNGATKSIIDYTLEKVNEAKACLQSLTTDSKRQFSNIKKEKVNHVLDLGTEDKVHENNVFTPFSCQYCKETFPGPIPLHQHERYLCKMNEEIKAVLQPNENITPNKPGLFGEKHALLLSSMLSEKGVTSPINPFKDHMSVLKAYFAMNMEPNSEELLKISIAVGLPQEFVKDWFEQRKFYHYGNSRTPPLDRNNVEVVLATTNTPTKDSVPARSPISLIKPMDRITSPSIAELHNNVNNCDTPLRLTKTSQFTGGKQIGEKLDHSRSNTPSPLNLSSTSSKNSHSSSYTPNSFTSEELQAEPLDLSLPKQIKEPKSITTVKNKTKPMNINIDHNSISSPSEHSEEPLNLAYLKKEYSGSNNNLDKSTNQMFSLNPFSAKPLYTSLPPQSAFPPATFMPPVQASIPGLRPYPGLDQMSFLPHMAYTYATGAATFAEMQQRRKYQRKQGFQGELLDGTTDYMSGLDDVTDSDSCLSRKKIKKTESGKRPHQCQICKKAFKHKHHLIEHSRLHSGEKPYQCDKCGKRFSHSGSYSQHMNHRYSYCKREAEEREAAEREAREKGHLEPTELLMNRAYLQSITPQGYSDSEERDGMLRDGDERMREHDKDGEGGYVKIGRQDEEFEEEEEESENKSMDTDPETLRDDEENGDHSMDDSSVDGKTETKSDHEEDNMEDGM, encoded by the exons atgaCATGAAGGATGACTATGACACTATGGGGCCTGAAGCCACACTTCAGACCACTGGAAACAATGGTACTG ttaaGAATGTTGATTGCACTTCAGAATTTGAGGAGTATTTTGCCAAAGGGAAGCTGGATGAGGGAGAGAGCCATGTGGTCAGTATTGCTGAATACCTGCAGCGAGGTGACACAGCCATCATTTACCCAGAAGCTCCTGAGGAATTATCCCGCCTTGGCACGCCAGAGGCAAATGGACAGGATGAAAATG ACCTACCACCTGGAACTCCAGATGCTTTTGCCCAACTGCTGACCTGCCCCTACTGTGACCGAGGCTACAAGCGCTTGACATCACTCAAAGAGCACATCAAGTACCGTCACGAAAAGAACGAGGAAAACTTTGCCTGCCCTCTGTGCAACTATACGTTTGCTTACCGCACCCAGCTTGAGCGACATATGGCCACACACAAGCCTGGGAGAGATCAG CACCAACTGCTGAACCAGGGAGCTGGCAATCGCAAGTTCAAATGCACAGAATGTGGCAAGGCCTTCAAATATAAACACCATCTGAAAGAACACCTGCGGATTCACAGTG GTGAAAAGCCATATGAGTGTCCAAACTGCAAGAAGCGCTTTTCTCATTCTGGCTCTTACAGTTCACAcatcagcagcaaaaaatgtATTGGCTTGATATCAGCAAATGGAAGGATGAGAAGCAGTATAAAGACAGGTTCTTCTCCCACTTCAGCATCATCTTCACCCACCAATGCAGCTATTACACAACTCAGACATAAGCTGGAGAATGGCAAGCCACTTGGTTTACCAGAACAGCCAAGTCTactcaaaattaaaacagaaccACTAGATTTCAATGACTATAAACTCATGATGGCCTCCCATGGGTTTGGAGGACCTGGCCCTTTTATGAATGGAGGAATTGGAGCCGGTAGTCCTTTGGGGGTCCATGCGTCATCTCAGAGTCCAATGCAACACTTGGGCTTAGGAATGGATGCACAGCTACTGGGCTTTCCTGGTATTGGGAGCAATCTGAGTGAAGTACAGAAAGTTCTTCAAATTGTGGACAATACAGTATGCAGGCAGAAAATGGACTGTAAACCTGATGAGATTTCAAAACTAAAGGGTTATATGAAGGAACTTGCATCTCAAAATGAGGAACAAGGGCAAGGTGTAACTTCCCCTGGTGCTCCACCAGTTGGTCTTCCAGTTGTCAGCCACAATGGTGCCACTAAAAGTATTATTGACTACACACTAGAAAAGGTCAATGAAGCCAAAGCTTGCCTCCAGAGCTTGACCACAGACTCAAAGAGACAATTTAGCAATATTAAAAAAGAGAAGGTAAATCATGTATTAGACTTAGGTACTGAAGATAAAGTGCATGAGAACAATGTATTTACTCCTTTCTCTTGTCAGTACTGCAAGGAGACCTTTCCAGGTCCCATTCCTTTACATCAGCATGAACGCTACTTGTGTAAAATGAATGAGGAGATAAAAGCAGTCCTACAGCCCAATGAGAACATTACGCCCAATAAGCCTGGCTTATTTGGAGAGAAACATGCCCTTTTGCTTTCTTCCATGCTGTCAGAAAAAGGAGTCACAAGCCCTATTAACCCTTTCAAGGACCACATGTCTGTGCTCAAAGCATATTTTGCCATGAACATGGAACCTAATTCAGAGGAACTACTGAAGATTTCCATTGCTGTTGGCCTCCCTCAGGAATTTGTGAAAGATTGGTTTGAGCAACGAAAATTTTACCATTATGGTAATTCCAGAACTCCACCACTGGACCGGAACAATGTTGAGGTGGTGCTGGCAACCACCAACACTCCCACTAAAGACTCTGTGCCAGCCAGGTCGCCGATATCATTAATAAAGCCTATGGACCGTATTACATCCCCATCCATAGCTGAACTCCATAACAATGTTAATAATTGTGACACTCCTCTCAGGCTTACAAAAACATCACAGTTTACTGGTGGTAAACAAATTGGTGAAAAGTTGGACCACTCAAGGAGCAATACTCCTTCACCTTTAAATCTTTCCTCCACATCTTCTAAAAACTCCCATAGCAGCTCGTACACTCCAAACAGCTTCACTTCAGAGGAACTCCAGGCAGAGCCTTTGGACTTGTCTTTGCCAAAGCAAATTAAAGAACCTAAAAGTATTAcaactgtaaaaaacaaaacaaaacctatgAATATTAACATTGACCACAACAGTATTTCCTCACCATCTGAGCACTCAGAGGAGCCTTTGAACTTGGCTTATCTCAAAAAGGAATATTCGGGTTCAAACAACAACCTTGACAAAAGCACTAATCAGATGTTCAGTTTAAACCCGTTTAGTGCCAAACCTTTGTACACATCACTTCCTCCTCAAAGTGCATTTCCCCCAGCCACTTTCATGCCTCCAGTTCAGGCAAGCATCCCAGGGTTGAGGCCATACCCAGGGCTGGATCAAATGAGCTTCCTACCACACATGGCCTATACTTATGCAACAGGAGCAGCTACTTTTGCAGAAATGCAGCAAAGGAGAAAGTACCAACGGAAACAAGGCTTTcag gGGGAGCTGCTAGACGGGACAACAGATTATATGTCAGGACTGGATGACGTGACAGACTCAGACTCCTGTCTGTCCCGGAAGAAGATTAAGAAGACAGAAAGTG gtAAACGGCCTCATCAGTGTCAGATTTGTAAGAAAGCATTTAAACATAAACACCATCTAATTGAACATTCGCGACTGCACTCAGGCGAAAAGCCATACCAGTGTGATAAATGTGGCAAAAGGTTCTCACACTCTGGATCCTATTCACAGCACATGAACCACAGGTATTCCTACTGCAAGAGGGAAGCAGAAGAAAGAGAGGCTGCTGAGAGAGAGGCCAGGGAAAAGGGTCACTTAGAACCAACAGAGCTGCTGATGAATCGCGCTTACTTACAGAGCATCACTCCTCAGGGGTACTCGGACTCAGAAGAGCGGGATGGAATGCTTAGGGATGGAGACGAGCGAATGAGAGAGCATGATAAAGATGGTGAAGGGGGATATGTGAAGATAGGGAGACAGGATGAAGAatttgaagaagaggaagaagaaagtgaaaataaaagtatGGATACAGATCCAGAAACATTAAGAGATGATGAAGAGAATGGAGACCACTCTATGGATGATAGTTCAGTTGATGGAAAAACAGAAACCAAATCAGATCATGAGGAGGACAATATGGAAGATGGCATGTAA
- the LOC120531705 gene encoding zinc finger E-box-binding homeobox 2-like isoform X2, whose product MKQQIMADGPRCKRRKQANPRRKNVLNYENVVETGSETDDDDKLHIAEEDGLLNSLDREGSPVSMPNHDTSPCLSQALLHKEDEEDELRDVRVDRTWQNNGMLQASVDGTDDMKDDYDTMGPEATLQTTGNNGTVKNVDCTSEFEEYFAKGKLDEGESHVVSIAEYLQRGDTAIIYPEAPEELSRLGTPEANGQDENDLPPGTPDAFAQLLTCPYCDRGYKRLTSLKEHIKYRHEKNEENFACPLCNYTFAYRTQLERHMATHKPGRDQHQLLNQGAGNRKFKCTECGKAFKYKHHLKEHLRIHSGEKPYECPNCKKRFSHSGSYSSHISSKKCIGLISANGRMRSSIKTGSSPTSASSSPTNAAITQLRHKLENGKPLGLPEQPSLLKIKTEPLDFNDYKLMMASHGFGGPGPFMNGGIGAGSPLGVHASSQSPMQHLGLGMDAQLLGFPGIGSNLSEVQKVLQIVDNTVCRQKMDCKPDEISKLKGYMKELASQNEEQGQGVTSPGAPPVGLPVVSHNGATKSIIDYTLEKVNEAKACLQSLTTDSKRQFSNIKKEKVNHVLDLGTEDKVHENNVFTPFSCQYCKETFPGPIPLHQHERYLCKMNEEIKAVLQPNENITPNKPGLFGEKHALLLSSMLSEKGVTSPINPFKDHMSVLKAYFAMNMEPNSEELLKISIAVGLPQEFVKDWFEQRKFYHYGNSRTPPLDRNNVEVVLATTNTPTKDSVPARSPISLIKPMDRITSPSIAELHNNVNNCDTPLRLTKTSQFTGGKQIGEKLDHSRSNTPSPLNLSSTSSKNSHSSSYTPNSFTSEELQAEPLDLSLPKQIKEPKSITTVKNKTKPMNINIDHNSISSPSEHSEEPLNLAYLKKEYSGSNNNLDKSTNQMFSLNPFSAKPLYTSLPPQSAFPPATFMPPVQASIPGLRPYPGLDQMSFLPHMAYTYATGAATFAEMQQRRKYQRKQGFQGELLDGTTDYMSGLDDVTDSDSCLSRKKIKKTESGMYACDLCDKTFQKSSSLLRHKYEHTGKRPHQCQICKKAFKHKHHLIEHSRLHSGEKPYQCDKCGKRFSHSGSYSQHMNHRYSYCKREAEEREAAEREAREKGHLEPTELLMNRAYLQSITPQGYSDSEERDGMLRDGDERMREHDKDGEGGYVKIGRQDEEFEEEEEESENKSMDTDPETLRDDEENGDHSMDDSSVDGKTETKSDHEEDNMEDGM is encoded by the exons atgaCATGAAGGATGACTATGACACTATGGGGCCTGAAGCCACACTTCAGACCACTGGAAACAATGGTACTG ttaaGAATGTTGATTGCACTTCAGAATTTGAGGAGTATTTTGCCAAAGGGAAGCTGGATGAGGGAGAGAGCCATGTGGTCAGTATTGCTGAATACCTGCAGCGAGGTGACACAGCCATCATTTACCCAGAAGCTCCTGAGGAATTATCCCGCCTTGGCACGCCAGAGGCAAATGGACAGGATGAAAATG ACCTACCACCTGGAACTCCAGATGCTTTTGCCCAACTGCTGACCTGCCCCTACTGTGACCGAGGCTACAAGCGCTTGACATCACTCAAAGAGCACATCAAGTACCGTCACGAAAAGAACGAGGAAAACTTTGCCTGCCCTCTGTGCAACTATACGTTTGCTTACCGCACCCAGCTTGAGCGACATATGGCCACACACAAGCCTGGGAGAGATCAG CACCAACTGCTGAACCAGGGAGCTGGCAATCGCAAGTTCAAATGCACAGAATGTGGCAAGGCCTTCAAATATAAACACCATCTGAAAGAACACCTGCGGATTCACAGTG GTGAAAAGCCATATGAGTGTCCAAACTGCAAGAAGCGCTTTTCTCATTCTGGCTCTTACAGTTCACAcatcagcagcaaaaaatgtATTGGCTTGATATCAGCAAATGGAAGGATGAGAAGCAGTATAAAGACAGGTTCTTCTCCCACTTCAGCATCATCTTCACCCACCAATGCAGCTATTACACAACTCAGACATAAGCTGGAGAATGGCAAGCCACTTGGTTTACCAGAACAGCCAAGTCTactcaaaattaaaacagaaccACTAGATTTCAATGACTATAAACTCATGATGGCCTCCCATGGGTTTGGAGGACCTGGCCCTTTTATGAATGGAGGAATTGGAGCCGGTAGTCCTTTGGGGGTCCATGCGTCATCTCAGAGTCCAATGCAACACTTGGGCTTAGGAATGGATGCACAGCTACTGGGCTTTCCTGGTATTGGGAGCAATCTGAGTGAAGTACAGAAAGTTCTTCAAATTGTGGACAATACAGTATGCAGGCAGAAAATGGACTGTAAACCTGATGAGATTTCAAAACTAAAGGGTTATATGAAGGAACTTGCATCTCAAAATGAGGAACAAGGGCAAGGTGTAACTTCCCCTGGTGCTCCACCAGTTGGTCTTCCAGTTGTCAGCCACAATGGTGCCACTAAAAGTATTATTGACTACACACTAGAAAAGGTCAATGAAGCCAAAGCTTGCCTCCAGAGCTTGACCACAGACTCAAAGAGACAATTTAGCAATATTAAAAAAGAGAAGGTAAATCATGTATTAGACTTAGGTACTGAAGATAAAGTGCATGAGAACAATGTATTTACTCCTTTCTCTTGTCAGTACTGCAAGGAGACCTTTCCAGGTCCCATTCCTTTACATCAGCATGAACGCTACTTGTGTAAAATGAATGAGGAGATAAAAGCAGTCCTACAGCCCAATGAGAACATTACGCCCAATAAGCCTGGCTTATTTGGAGAGAAACATGCCCTTTTGCTTTCTTCCATGCTGTCAGAAAAAGGAGTCACAAGCCCTATTAACCCTTTCAAGGACCACATGTCTGTGCTCAAAGCATATTTTGCCATGAACATGGAACCTAATTCAGAGGAACTACTGAAGATTTCCATTGCTGTTGGCCTCCCTCAGGAATTTGTGAAAGATTGGTTTGAGCAACGAAAATTTTACCATTATGGTAATTCCAGAACTCCACCACTGGACCGGAACAATGTTGAGGTGGTGCTGGCAACCACCAACACTCCCACTAAAGACTCTGTGCCAGCCAGGTCGCCGATATCATTAATAAAGCCTATGGACCGTATTACATCCCCATCCATAGCTGAACTCCATAACAATGTTAATAATTGTGACACTCCTCTCAGGCTTACAAAAACATCACAGTTTACTGGTGGTAAACAAATTGGTGAAAAGTTGGACCACTCAAGGAGCAATACTCCTTCACCTTTAAATCTTTCCTCCACATCTTCTAAAAACTCCCATAGCAGCTCGTACACTCCAAACAGCTTCACTTCAGAGGAACTCCAGGCAGAGCCTTTGGACTTGTCTTTGCCAAAGCAAATTAAAGAACCTAAAAGTATTAcaactgtaaaaaacaaaacaaaacctatgAATATTAACATTGACCACAACAGTATTTCCTCACCATCTGAGCACTCAGAGGAGCCTTTGAACTTGGCTTATCTCAAAAAGGAATATTCGGGTTCAAACAACAACCTTGACAAAAGCACTAATCAGATGTTCAGTTTAAACCCGTTTAGTGCCAAACCTTTGTACACATCACTTCCTCCTCAAAGTGCATTTCCCCCAGCCACTTTCATGCCTCCAGTTCAGGCAAGCATCCCAGGGTTGAGGCCATACCCAGGGCTGGATCAAATGAGCTTCCTACCACACATGGCCTATACTTATGCAACAGGAGCAGCTACTTTTGCAGAAATGCAGCAAAGGAGAAAGTACCAACGGAAACAAGGCTTTcag gGGGAGCTGCTAGACGGGACAACAGATTATATGTCAGGACTGGATGACGTGACAGACTCAGACTCCTGTCTGTCCCGGAAGAAGATTAAGAAGACAGAAAGTGGTATGTACGCGTGTGACTTGTGCGACAAAACATTCCAGAAGAGCAGTTCTCTCCTAAGACACAAATATGAACACACAG gtAAACGGCCTCATCAGTGTCAGATTTGTAAGAAAGCATTTAAACATAAACACCATCTAATTGAACATTCGCGACTGCACTCAGGCGAAAAGCCATACCAGTGTGATAAATGTGGCAAAAGGTTCTCACACTCTGGATCCTATTCACAGCACATGAACCACAGGTATTCCTACTGCAAGAGGGAAGCAGAAGAAAGAGAGGCTGCTGAGAGAGAGGCCAGGGAAAAGGGTCACTTAGAACCAACAGAGCTGCTGATGAATCGCGCTTACTTACAGAGCATCACTCCTCAGGGGTACTCGGACTCAGAAGAGCGGGATGGAATGCTTAGGGATGGAGACGAGCGAATGAGAGAGCATGATAAAGATGGTGAAGGGGGATATGTGAAGATAGGGAGACAGGATGAAGAatttgaagaagaggaagaagaaagtgaaaataaaagtatGGATACAGATCCAGAAACATTAAGAGATGATGAAGAGAATGGAGACCACTCTATGGATGATAGTTCAGTTGATGGAAAAACAGAAACCAAATCAGATCATGAGGAGGACAATATGGAAGATGGCATGTAA